Proteins from one Trichocoleus sp. genomic window:
- a CDS encoding GAF domain-containing protein, producing MNSEQPRATKGNILIVDDALDNLNLLYATLTQRGYEVRKAINGAMALMGVQAAPPNLILLDIRMPDMDGYEVCQRLKASQETRDIPIIFLSALDESLDKVRAFSLGAADYITKPFQTEEVLVRIENQLALQAAKAEIRRFNAELEQRVQQRTQELQREIGERQRAEESLRQQAEQKQLVTAIAQRIRQSLDLDTILNTTVAEIRQLLQVDRVLIYRFEPDWSGVVVVESVTKREHSIIGKTFIDHCFQQDFAEQYRQGRIQNLEDIYTGGLAQCHIDLLAGLGVRAKLVVPIVQEKELWGLLLANQCDQPRQWTLLEVDLMKQLSTQVAIAIQQSELYLQVRQFNTKLECQVQERTLQLQQSLDFEAALKRITDKVRDSLDESQILQAAVQELAHVLQIDCCNAGIYNAELTASTVAFEYTTSLPYYQGLVVQMVNHSEIYRQLLRHQSIQLCYAQPRLIRETYYQFAVLACPVADDQGVIGDLWLFKPKEAMFEDLEVRLVQQVANQCAIALRQARLYAAVQTQVETLESLHQLKDDFLSTVSHELRSPVTNMKMAIQMLGIVFNQIKEASFAETGADSSSNKTVQRATHYLQILDGECDREISLVNDLLDLQRLEAGVQDTVTDWINLNSWLPNLINAFEERTQARQQQLQLEIPALLPQICSDFDAISRILTELLHNACKYTPPGGTITLTAQVDPSSRFSLQSSSLNRSQESGTAMRLPTFLLSVTNSGVEIPADELPRIFEKFYRVTSADRWQQGGTGLGLALVKKLVEHLGGTIEATSIQKQTTFKIELPITG from the coding sequence ATGAATAGTGAACAGCCTAGGGCAACTAAAGGCAATATTTTGATTGTTGATGATGCTTTGGACAATCTGAATCTGTTGTACGCAACCCTAACCCAGCGGGGGTATGAGGTGCGTAAGGCGATCAATGGCGCAATGGCACTGATGGGGGTGCAGGCTGCTCCTCCCAACTTGATTCTGCTAGATATCCGGATGCCAGATATGGATGGCTATGAAGTCTGTCAACGGCTGAAAGCATCCCAAGAAACCCGCGATATTCCGATTATTTTTCTCAGCGCTCTAGATGAATCGCTAGACAAAGTGCGGGCGTTTTCATTAGGGGCAGCAGATTACATCACCAAGCCCTTCCAAACCGAAGAGGTTCTCGTTCGAATTGAGAATCAATTGGCGCTTCAGGCTGCCAAAGCAGAAATTCGCAGGTTCAATGCTGAACTGGAACAACGGGTGCAGCAACGCACTCAGGAATTGCAACGGGAAATTGGGGAGCGACAGCGGGCCGAGGAGTCACTCCGTCAACAGGCAGAACAAAAGCAGTTGGTAACAGCGATCGCCCAACGCATTCGTCAGTCCTTAGACCTGGACACCATTCTCAATACCACCGTGGCAGAAATCCGCCAGCTTTTGCAAGTCGATCGCGTTTTGATCTATCGGTTTGAGCCAGATTGGAGTGGCGTGGTCGTGGTTGAATCTGTGACCAAACGCGAACACTCAATTATTGGAAAAACCTTCATCGATCACTGCTTTCAACAAGACTTTGCCGAGCAATACAGACAAGGACGGATTCAAAACCTGGAAGATATTTATACCGGGGGACTGGCTCAGTGTCACATTGATCTCTTAGCAGGCTTGGGGGTGAGGGCAAAATTAGTCGTGCCGATTGTGCAAGAGAAAGAACTGTGGGGGCTTCTACTTGCCAATCAATGTGATCAGCCACGACAATGGACGCTTCTGGAAGTTGACCTGATGAAGCAGCTCTCAACTCAGGTGGCGATCGCGATTCAGCAATCAGAACTCTATCTCCAGGTGCGTCAATTCAACACCAAATTAGAGTGCCAGGTTCAAGAGCGGACCCTGCAATTGCAACAATCTCTCGATTTTGAAGCCGCCCTCAAACGTATCACTGACAAAGTTCGGGATAGCTTAGATGAAAGTCAGATTTTGCAAGCAGCGGTTCAAGAACTGGCTCATGTCCTCCAGATTGACTGCTGCAATGCAGGAATTTACAATGCCGAACTGACCGCATCGACCGTTGCTTTTGAATACACCACTTCTTTACCCTACTATCAAGGTTTAGTTGTGCAGATGGTGAATCATTCAGAGATTTACCGACAACTCCTGCGACATCAAAGCATACAACTGTGCTATGCCCAACCTCGATTGATTCGTGAAACTTACTACCAATTCGCTGTCCTTGCCTGTCCGGTAGCCGATGATCAGGGCGTGATTGGAGATTTATGGCTATTTAAGCCCAAAGAGGCAATGTTTGAAGACCTGGAAGTGCGGCTCGTGCAGCAGGTTGCGAACCAGTGTGCCATTGCCCTGCGTCAAGCGAGGTTGTATGCGGCTGTTCAAACCCAGGTGGAAACTCTGGAAAGCCTGCACCAGCTTAAGGATGATTTTCTCAGTACGGTTTCTCATGAATTGCGATCGCCTGTGACCAACATGAAGATGGCCATTCAAATGCTGGGAATTGTCTTTAATCAAATTAAGGAGGCAAGTTTTGCGGAGACAGGAGCAGACTCGTCATCGAACAAAACAGTCCAAAGAGCCACCCACTATTTACAAATTCTTGACGGTGAATGCGATCGAGAAATCAGTTTAGTCAATGACCTGCTGGACTTACAACGACTGGAAGCAGGTGTTCAAGACACCGTCACGGATTGGATCAACTTAAATTCCTGGCTACCCAACTTAATCAATGCCTTTGAGGAACGCACTCAGGCTCGCCAGCAACAGTTACAGCTAGAAATACCAGCCCTACTCCCTCAGATTTGTTCCGACTTTGATGCCATCAGCCGCATTCTCACAGAACTACTGCACAATGCTTGCAAATACACCCCACCCGGAGGAACCATTACCCTAACAGCCCAGGTTGATCCGTCTTCTCGCTTTTCGCTGCAATCTTCATCCCTTAACCGATCCCAGGAATCGGGCACAGCGATGCGTCTTCCAACCTTCCTACTGAGCGTCACCAATTCTGGGGTAGAAATCCCTGCCGATGAACTC